One part of the Phycisphaeraceae bacterium genome encodes these proteins:
- a CDS encoding AAA family ATPase — translation MSTSIEVVDRRRDGELAPAGGFMPPAAPAGGGANGLAMIHRLLRGRYLAALLLAMAGAVAGASAGWMRGSELYTSEGQIYVQTELTPLLSQIPENRSSNPRSFVEIQIKRLKSPAVIEEVVDGDGWKSLNRPGGPEGQRWIKRMLFVNSDIRVPELINVVFMDPNPRAAQLVVEQVIRAYESQYSDKQRIDDAKKIEELKALREEKSQKIEDLNSHMLAEAMEFGTDDLTARKEITQKRVRDTEEELDRIDRELANRAAAAERNPGDSENANDRSPSEIAAVDNQMRQYLQDRITLAGEIDSLRLRLGENHPDLRSRRDRLELIEDNIKNYAKIWNDRARAGVAAPANPAGAVVPLLESTSQLQAKRASNAKLLEAYRAEDQRVGNAKLRVDPLRDQLAYERGQYKEINQRIDQLTIESRSLNNLTGKIQIESYGSLPDQPKDSRKKWAAVGLVAGGGFPIAVILLIGLLDRRYRYSDEASEANASVPLLGILPHLPRHLGSPEDAAAAAHCVHRIRSLLQLAGPARKTFAVTSSVAGDGKTSLALSLGLSYAAAGSRTLLIDFDLIGAGLTSSLSAKTDHGIGDVISGAAPDAAARIVQTRTENLWLLPCARGDDRHASRLSAALVRRTIDSVRDAYDVVIIDTGPILGSLEAAFVSAVVDGVILVVGRGRHRSHVERALAQLNSVGANLMGLVFNRASSFDFRKSVTSGSMRSVGEHHVPAGPDHPAAKRDKELRRLSPVAQTVVIDVQTVPDDPNGTPHANGAPNGASGNGPSAPPPPAPPAPAGSAGGGSRDR, via the coding sequence TTGAGCACGAGCATCGAGGTTGTTGATCGCCGCCGCGATGGCGAACTGGCCCCGGCCGGCGGCTTCATGCCGCCCGCCGCGCCAGCCGGCGGCGGCGCCAACGGCCTGGCGATGATCCATCGGCTGCTGCGGGGCCGCTACCTCGCCGCGCTCCTGCTCGCGATGGCCGGCGCTGTCGCCGGCGCCTCGGCCGGTTGGATGCGGGGGAGCGAGCTCTACACGAGTGAGGGGCAGATCTACGTCCAGACGGAGCTGACGCCGCTGCTCTCCCAGATTCCGGAGAACCGATCCAGCAATCCACGCAGCTTCGTGGAGATCCAGATCAAGCGGCTCAAGTCCCCGGCGGTCATCGAAGAGGTCGTCGATGGCGATGGTTGGAAGTCGCTCAACCGCCCGGGTGGGCCCGAGGGGCAGCGGTGGATCAAGCGGATGCTGTTTGTGAACTCGGATATCCGAGTGCCTGAACTCATCAACGTGGTCTTCATGGACCCCAACCCGCGGGCCGCGCAGCTTGTGGTTGAGCAGGTCATCCGGGCGTACGAATCTCAGTATTCCGACAAGCAACGGATCGATGACGCCAAGAAGATCGAGGAGCTCAAGGCCCTCCGCGAGGAGAAGTCGCAGAAGATCGAGGACCTCAACAGCCACATGCTCGCCGAGGCGATGGAGTTCGGAACCGATGACCTGACGGCCCGCAAGGAGATCACCCAGAAGCGGGTCCGGGACACCGAGGAGGAGCTCGACCGGATCGACCGCGAGCTCGCCAATCGTGCCGCCGCCGCCGAGCGAAACCCCGGCGACAGCGAGAACGCCAACGACCGCTCGCCGAGCGAGATCGCCGCGGTCGACAACCAGATGCGGCAGTACCTCCAGGATCGCATCACCCTCGCCGGAGAGATCGACAGCCTCCGGCTCAGGCTCGGCGAGAATCACCCGGATCTCCGCTCCCGGCGGGACCGGCTTGAGCTCATCGAAGACAACATCAAGAACTACGCCAAGATCTGGAACGACCGGGCCCGTGCCGGGGTCGCCGCGCCGGCCAACCCGGCCGGCGCGGTCGTCCCGCTTCTGGAGAGCACCAGCCAGCTCCAGGCGAAGCGAGCGTCGAACGCGAAGCTGCTCGAGGCCTATCGCGCCGAAGACCAGCGTGTGGGCAACGCCAAGCTCCGAGTCGATCCGCTGCGAGACCAGCTCGCCTACGAGCGGGGCCAGTACAAGGAAATCAACCAGCGCATCGACCAGCTCACGATCGAGTCGCGCAGCCTGAACAACCTCACCGGCAAAATCCAGATTGAGAGCTACGGCTCGCTCCCGGACCAGCCCAAGGACAGCCGCAAGAAGTGGGCCGCGGTCGGCCTCGTGGCCGGTGGGGGGTTTCCCATCGCCGTCATCCTGCTCATCGGGCTCCTCGATCGCCGCTACCGCTATTCCGATGAGGCCAGCGAGGCTAACGCCAGCGTCCCGTTGCTCGGCATCCTCCCTCACCTTCCCAGGCACCTGGGCAGCCCGGAGGACGCCGCCGCGGCCGCTCACTGCGTCCACCGCATCCGCTCCCTGCTGCAACTCGCCGGCCCGGCGAGAAAGACGTTCGCCGTGACCAGCTCGGTCGCGGGCGACGGTAAGACCAGCCTCGCGCTTTCGCTGGGCCTCTCGTATGCCGCGGCCGGTTCTCGCACGTTGCTGATCGATTTCGATCTCATCGGGGCCGGGCTTACCTCTAGCCTTTCGGCCAAAACCGACCACGGCATCGGTGACGTGATCAGCGGCGCAGCGCCGGACGCCGCCGCTCGTATCGTCCAAACCCGCACCGAGAACCTCTGGCTCCTTCCCTGCGCGAGAGGCGACGACCGGCACGCCAGCCGCCTCTCTGCGGCCCTCGTTCGGCGCACGATCGATTCTGTTCGTGACGCCTACGACGTCGTCATCATTGATACCGGCCCGATCCTCGGCAGCCTGGAGGCGGCGTTCGTCAGCGCCGTCGTCGACGGTGTGATCCTTGTCGTCGGACGCGGCCGCCACCGCTCTCACGTCGAGCGGGCGCTGGCCCAGCTCAACTCCGTGGGGGCCAACCTCATGGGCCTGGTGTTCAACCGCGCCTCGTCCTTCGACTTCCGCAAGTCCGTGACGAGCGGCTCGATGCGGTCGGTCGGCGAGCACCACGTCCCCGCGGGCCCCGACCACCCCGCCGCGAAGCGTGACAAGGAGCTCCGCCGTCTCAGCCCTGTCGCCCAGACGGTCGTCATCGATGTGCAGACCGTGCCCGACGACCCCAACGGGACGCCGCATGCCAACGGAGCGCCGAACGGGGCCTCGGGAAACGGCCCCTCCGCCCCTCCGCCCCCAGCCCCCCCCGCCCCGGCCGGCAGCGCGGGCGGAGGCTCACGCGATCGGTAG
- a CDS encoding glycosyltransferase, translating into MPATAQDNPAQMRAHTAAEPVRSEGAGTARRLRLAYLTNQYPAVSHTFIRRELLEIERLGHSVLRLSIRRPMSKIVDPQDHAEQERTITCLSQPAWRLIGSAVIVATTRPRAFVRAIGTSFREGWGSGRGVLKRVAYLVEACYLLRTLRRERIQHVHVHFGTNAATVARLVRHLGGPGFSMVCHGSTEWDEPKQLDVGGKCSECVFSVGVSRYTVSQMMRWTPRKHWDRIHMVRCSVSESFFEEPAPMADDASSIVCVGRLSEEKGQPLLVEAFARALELGGEATSRARLIFIGDGPTRHNVEERIARFGLQSRVELLGNQPEDEVRRRLLASRGLALLSFNEGLPVVLMEALALARPVLATFIAGVPELVRSGENGWLVPAGDIEGSAQAIVEMFRTPVARLREMGTRGRALVVERHDPRIESRQLESLFLRYVPGSD; encoded by the coding sequence ATGCCAGCAACAGCGCAGGACAATCCGGCACAGATGCGGGCGCACACCGCGGCCGAGCCTGTTCGTTCCGAGGGAGCCGGGACCGCGAGGCGGCTGCGCCTGGCCTATCTGACGAACCAGTATCCGGCGGTCAGTCACACATTCATCCGGCGCGAACTGCTGGAGATCGAGCGACTCGGTCACTCCGTCCTTCGGCTCTCGATCCGCCGTCCGATGTCCAAGATCGTGGACCCGCAGGACCACGCGGAGCAAGAGCGGACGATCACCTGCCTGTCGCAGCCGGCCTGGCGGCTCATTGGGTCGGCGGTGATCGTCGCGACGACGAGACCACGGGCGTTCGTTCGGGCGATCGGGACGAGTTTCCGGGAGGGATGGGGCAGCGGGCGGGGTGTGCTCAAGCGGGTCGCGTACCTCGTCGAAGCGTGCTACCTGTTGCGGACGCTTCGCCGTGAGCGAATCCAGCATGTGCACGTCCATTTCGGCACGAATGCCGCAACGGTGGCACGCCTGGTTCGGCACCTTGGCGGACCGGGCTTCAGCATGGTCTGCCACGGCTCGACCGAGTGGGACGAGCCCAAGCAGCTTGATGTCGGAGGCAAGTGCTCGGAGTGCGTGTTCAGCGTCGGCGTGAGTCGGTACACCGTGTCGCAGATGATGCGGTGGACGCCGCGGAAGCACTGGGATCGCATCCACATGGTGCGCTGCTCCGTGTCCGAATCGTTCTTCGAGGAACCGGCGCCGATGGCCGACGATGCGTCGTCGATCGTGTGCGTCGGCCGTCTCAGCGAAGAGAAGGGGCAGCCGCTGCTGGTGGAGGCCTTTGCACGCGCGCTCGAGCTTGGGGGCGAGGCGACCAGCCGCGCCCGATTGATCTTCATTGGTGACGGGCCAACCCGGCACAACGTCGAGGAGCGCATCGCGCGATTCGGGCTTCAGTCCCGGGTCGAACTCCTCGGCAACCAGCCCGAGGATGAGGTTCGGCGGCGTCTGCTCGCCTCACGCGGCCTCGCCTTGCTGAGTTTCAACGAGGGCCTGCCCGTCGTTCTCATGGAGGCGCTCGCCCTCGCCCGTCCGGTGCTGGCGACCTTTATCGCCGGCGTGCCCGAGCTCGTCAGGTCGGGCGAGAACGGCTGGCTGGTTCCGGCCGGGGATATCGAGGGTTCCGCGCAGGCCATTGTCGAGATGTTCCGCACCCCGGTCGCCCGCCTCCGGGAGATGGGGACGCGCGGGCGGGCCCTGGTCGTCGAGCGGCATGACCCGCGCATCGAGTCCAGGCAGTTGGAGAGCCTGTTCCTGAGGTACGTGCCGGGGTCTGACTAA
- a CDS encoding WecB/TagA/CpsF family glycosyltransferase — MIAPDPLSELSFIELMGFTLHRVSLAAAVDHIAKAIDRGRGGWVLTPNLDIIRRIVTDPSFAALVSGTTLRLADGMPLVWASRLKGTPLPERVAGSDMIWSLSQRAAGEGRSVFLLGGNPGAADDAARILAERYPGLKIAGTECPALGFERDPDAMAALQARLLGARPDIVYVALGSPKQERLIQVLWPAMPSAWFLGIGISFSYVSGDVRRAPMWMRRTGLEWVYRLSQEPGRLARRYLVEGVPFAVRLFWRSLKERRQGTLVSL, encoded by the coding sequence ATGATCGCGCCGGATCCACTCTCTGAGCTCTCGTTCATCGAGTTGATGGGCTTCACGCTGCACCGGGTCAGCCTCGCCGCAGCGGTCGACCACATCGCGAAGGCCATTGATCGCGGTCGGGGCGGATGGGTGCTCACACCCAACCTCGACATCATCCGGCGGATCGTGACCGATCCGTCGTTTGCGGCGCTCGTGAGCGGCACCACGCTCCGTCTTGCCGATGGCATGCCCCTGGTCTGGGCCAGTCGTCTGAAGGGGACCCCACTCCCCGAGCGGGTCGCGGGATCAGACATGATCTGGTCGCTGAGCCAGCGCGCGGCGGGGGAGGGGCGATCGGTTTTTCTGCTCGGGGGTAACCCCGGCGCGGCCGATGACGCGGCGAGGATCCTCGCGGAGCGGTACCCGGGACTGAAGATCGCCGGCACCGAGTGCCCGGCACTTGGATTCGAGAGAGATCCCGACGCCATGGCCGCCCTTCAGGCCCGGCTCCTCGGGGCGCGGCCCGACATCGTCTACGTCGCCCTCGGGTCGCCAAAGCAGGAACGCCTGATTCAGGTGCTCTGGCCGGCGATGCCGTCGGCCTGGTTTCTTGGCATCGGCATCAGTTTCAGCTACGTGAGCGGGGACGTGAGGCGGGCACCGATGTGGATGCGCCGGACCGGTCTGGAGTGGGTCTACAGACTCTCACAGGAGCCCGGGCGGTTGGCCAGGCGGTACCTGGTGGAGGGTGTCCCGTTTGCCGTTCGGCTATTCTGGCGGTCGCTCAAAGAGCGACGCCAAGGCACCCTAGTTTCCCTGTGA
- a CDS encoding glycosyltransferase family 2 protein produces MATTMPRRYALISPCRNEAQYMRRTLDSTIAQTVPPALWVIVDDGSTDETAAILDEYASRHPFIRVVKRPDRGVRSVGPGVIEAFYAGLDTVALDQFDYVCKFDLDLEMPPGYFEILMKRMEAEPRLGTCSGKPYYPDPATGRLISEKCGDEMSVGMTKFYRVECFREIGGFVREVMWDGIDCHRCRMLGWIAASWDDPDLRFKHLRAMGSSHKGIWTGRARHGFGQYFMGTSLPYMTASALFRMTRPPLVVGGAAMWWGYVSSMLAGKPRFGDAPFRRFLNSYQWRCLLRGKAAATRDLNRRQGDLWHKRRGMHAGTSPQ; encoded by the coding sequence ATGGCCACGACGATGCCCCGCCGTTACGCTCTCATCTCGCCCTGCCGCAACGAAGCGCAGTACATGCGACGGACGCTCGACAGCACGATCGCGCAGACCGTGCCGCCCGCGCTGTGGGTGATTGTGGACGACGGTTCGACGGACGAGACGGCGGCGATTCTGGATGAGTACGCCTCGAGGCACCCCTTTATCCGCGTCGTCAAGCGCCCGGACCGCGGGGTCCGCAGCGTCGGGCCCGGCGTGATCGAAGCGTTCTACGCCGGCCTCGACACGGTGGCGCTCGACCAGTTCGACTATGTGTGTAAGTTTGATCTCGACCTGGAGATGCCACCGGGATACTTCGAGATCCTGATGAAGCGCATGGAGGCGGAGCCCCGCCTGGGCACCTGCAGCGGAAAGCCCTACTACCCGGACCCGGCGACGGGCCGGCTGATCAGCGAGAAGTGCGGCGACGAGATGTCCGTCGGGATGACCAAGTTCTACCGTGTCGAGTGCTTCCGCGAGATCGGGGGGTTTGTCCGCGAGGTCATGTGGGACGGCATCGACTGCCACCGCTGCCGCATGCTCGGCTGGATCGCCGCTTCCTGGGACGACCCGGACCTGCGGTTCAAGCACTTGCGAGCCATGGGTTCGAGCCACAAGGGCATCTGGACGGGCCGGGCGCGGCACGGGTTTGGCCAGTATTTCATGGGCACGTCCCTGCCCTACATGACGGCCAGCGCCCTGTTCCGAATGACCCGCCCGCCGCTGGTTGTCGGCGGGGCCGCGATGTGGTGGGGCTATGTGTCCAGCATGCTCGCGGGGAAGCCGCGATTCGGCGACGCCCCGTTCCGCCGCTTTCTCAACTCCTACCAGTGGCGATGCCTGCTCCGCGGCAAGGCCGCCGCGACGCGGGATCTCAATCGACGGCAGGGGGATCTCTGGCACAAGCGGCGCGGCATGCACGCGGGGACGTCGCCCCAATGA
- a CDS encoding exosortase-associated EpsI family protein, which translates to MAGNLAKILTAVLLLGVMIDVSGRPPAVDADPYHTQVRAAVARIPTRIGVWSGVDEPVPPAARALLRPNAIFSRAYSDPVTGQTATLVLVQCRDGRGMMGHYPPVCYPAHGWEEGEPEIPVDVQVAGQTIPMTRYSYVQGGFNRRKTKVIYGFFVIPRTGLAREMDGVRRAASDYRTRGLGAAQVQVILGDGLSRAEEAAMVRELLAPVVPVIDLIRSGEVESTR; encoded by the coding sequence GTGGCGGGCAATCTGGCGAAGATCCTGACCGCTGTTCTCCTCCTCGGCGTCATGATCGACGTCAGCGGTCGTCCGCCGGCGGTGGATGCCGACCCCTACCACACCCAAGTCAGGGCCGCGGTCGCCCGCATTCCCACACGTATCGGCGTCTGGAGCGGCGTCGACGAGCCGGTTCCACCCGCCGCGAGGGCCCTGCTTCGCCCCAACGCCATCTTCTCTCGCGCGTATTCCGACCCGGTCACGGGCCAGACTGCCACCCTAGTTCTTGTCCAGTGCCGGGATGGCCGAGGCATGATGGGCCACTACCCGCCCGTGTGTTATCCGGCCCATGGGTGGGAGGAGGGTGAGCCCGAGATTCCGGTCGACGTTCAGGTGGCTGGTCAGACGATCCCGATGACTCGCTATTCGTATGTGCAGGGAGGGTTCAACCGCCGAAAAACAAAGGTGATCTATGGGTTCTTTGTCATCCCGCGTACGGGATTGGCACGGGAGATGGACGGTGTGAGAAGGGCAGCCTCTGATTACCGAACGCGGGGACTTGGCGCTGCCCAGGTGCAGGTCATCCTCGGCGACGGGCTGTCACGGGCCGAGGAGGCCGCGATGGTCAGGGAGCTGCTGGCCCCTGTGGTTCCCGTCATCGACCTGATCCGATCGGGCGAGGTGGAGTCGACGCGTTGA
- the asnB gene encoding asparagine synthase (glutamine-hydrolyzing), with amino-acid sequence MCGIAAAIGRLDDATIAGVGRANDAQVRRGPDAQGRWRSGDADQVGRGGVDFAFRRLKIIDLSPAGNQPMVDHASGNVLIFNGEIYNFRVLRSELEGLGHRFASQGDSEVILKAYAQWGEECIARLRGMFGLAIWDPTRRSVLVARDRLGIKPVYWSRVATRNGHAVLIASTLRGLLATGLVSPRLDRTGLATYLWNGFVVGPGTIVEGVSLLPAGTTATVDITDPRIEPRRYWSIPAAVRRTSDATAAASSLQEAVSQHLVSDVPLGIFLSGGKDSSAVAALAVRGSTAPVRTFTITFEEEQYDESTYARRVAEALGTEHHEVPLTGRVFRDGLEGALDGIDQPTFDAINSYFVSRAVRQAGLTVAVAGTGGDELFGGYRSFRDIPRAAAWARRLSAVPAVAMMPAAEAVARVKAMSFGPFPPQTRWGRFADAIGTRGRTVELYQVAYGLFTRRFLRQLDPEATTLAPFGLPPGRLEELRSIACGRGQLEAISALELEMFLGERLLRDTDAASMEVSLEVRVPLVDHEFVEAMFHLDQVRRFEPVRSKALLSEIALGDIPPEVFDRPKRGFELPLDLWCKEELRGPISDLLANRSLCESVGISADAVQRLWHAYQSGAPGLYWSRVWSLFVLLWWCRRHGVTLN; translated from the coding sequence ATGTGCGGAATCGCTGCAGCCATCGGACGCCTCGATGACGCCACGATCGCCGGCGTGGGCCGCGCGAACGACGCGCAGGTCCGTCGCGGACCCGATGCGCAGGGCCGCTGGCGGAGCGGCGACGCCGATCAGGTCGGGCGAGGTGGCGTTGATTTCGCGTTCCGCCGCCTCAAGATCATCGATCTCTCCCCGGCCGGTAACCAGCCGATGGTGGACCATGCCAGCGGCAACGTGCTGATCTTCAACGGCGAGATCTACAACTTCCGCGTGCTGCGCAGCGAGCTGGAGGGGCTCGGGCACCGGTTCGCCTCCCAGGGCGATAGCGAGGTCATCCTCAAGGCGTACGCCCAGTGGGGGGAGGAGTGCATCGCCCGGCTGCGGGGGATGTTCGGCCTCGCGATCTGGGATCCCACCCGCCGGAGTGTGCTGGTGGCGAGAGATCGCCTCGGCATCAAGCCGGTGTACTGGTCGCGGGTCGCCACCCGCAATGGGCACGCGGTGCTCATCGCGTCCACGCTCCGGGGCCTCCTAGCCACCGGGCTCGTCTCGCCGCGGCTGGACCGGACGGGCCTGGCGACCTACCTCTGGAACGGATTCGTCGTCGGCCCGGGCACCATCGTCGAGGGTGTCAGCCTGCTGCCCGCGGGGACGACCGCAACGGTCGATATCACGGACCCGAGGATCGAACCTCGCCGCTACTGGTCGATTCCCGCGGCCGTCCGCCGTACCTCTGATGCCACGGCCGCCGCCAGTTCGCTTCAGGAGGCCGTCTCGCAGCACCTGGTCAGCGATGTTCCGCTGGGGATCTTCCTCTCCGGCGGTAAGGACTCAAGCGCGGTGGCCGCGCTCGCCGTTCGCGGATCGACCGCGCCCGTCCGGACCTTCACGATCACGTTCGAGGAGGAGCAGTACGACGAATCCACCTACGCGCGCCGTGTTGCCGAGGCTCTGGGCACCGAGCACCACGAGGTCCCGCTCACCGGCCGGGTCTTCCGGGATGGGCTGGAGGGTGCGCTCGACGGGATCGACCAGCCGACGTTCGACGCCATCAACTCCTACTTTGTCAGCCGCGCGGTCCGGCAGGCCGGGTTGACGGTCGCGGTTGCGGGAACCGGCGGCGACGAACTCTTCGGGGGCTACCGCTCCTTCCGCGACATCCCGCGGGCCGCCGCGTGGGCCCGGCGGCTCAGCGCCGTTCCGGCCGTTGCGATGATGCCAGCGGCTGAGGCGGTCGCCCGGGTCAAGGCGATGTCGTTCGGGCCCTTCCCGCCGCAGACGCGGTGGGGGCGCTTCGCCGATGCGATCGGCACCCGCGGGCGGACCGTGGAGTTATACCAGGTTGCGTACGGGCTCTTCACGCGGCGGTTCCTGCGGCAGCTTGATCCGGAGGCGACGACCCTGGCGCCGTTCGGTCTGCCGCCGGGCCGGCTCGAAGAACTGCGATCGATCGCCTGTGGGCGGGGCCAGCTGGAGGCCATCTCGGCCCTCGAACTGGAGATGTTCCTCGGCGAACGCCTGCTGCGGGATACCGATGCGGCGAGCATGGAGGTCTCCCTTGAGGTCCGCGTCCCGCTCGTCGACCACGAGTTTGTCGAAGCGATGTTCCACCTGGATCAGGTTCGGAGGTTCGAACCTGTCCGCTCAAAGGCACTCCTCTCGGAGATCGCGCTCGGCGACATCCCGCCTGAGGTCTTCGACCGGCCGAAGCGGGGATTTGAGCTGCCGCTGGACCTCTGGTGCAAGGAAGAGCTCCGCGGTCCCATCAGCGATCTGCTGGCCAATCGGTCCCTGTGCGAGTCCGTCGGCATTTCCGCCGACGCGGTGCAGCGGCTGTGGCACGCCTATCAATCCGGCGCTCCGGGTCTGTACTGGTCGCGTGTGTGGAGCCTCTTTGTTCTGCTGTGGTGGTGCCGCCGCCACGGGGTAACGCTCAACTGA
- a CDS encoding exosortase/archaeosortase family protein, translating into MKLRAAARNGWRSWHLALLLVYCSAGIALTWPAWRDLFEVAVEDEESSHILLVPLVALWLAWVRRARLRNVRPTGTMIGPVLVAAGWILGAFGFNNAYQSLWQAGAVVLVAGCALTVLGTGVLFRLFPAFAVLVFLVPVPGQVRETIALPLQTATAATTQMVLEVFGVAVERSANLMIVNGREVAVAEACNGLRMVFALFLVGYAFAFALPLRAYARVLVIAFSPIAATGCNVLRLVPTVLLYAYAPQYADRFHAVSGWLMLPVAFGLLLGLISLLRWALIPVSRYTLAYQPTTA; encoded by the coding sequence ATGAAGCTCAGAGCGGCGGCAAGGAATGGCTGGAGATCGTGGCATCTCGCCCTGCTGCTGGTGTACTGCTCCGCCGGTATCGCGCTCACCTGGCCGGCATGGCGCGACCTGTTTGAGGTTGCGGTTGAGGACGAGGAATCGAGCCACATCCTGCTCGTTCCACTTGTTGCCCTCTGGCTCGCTTGGGTTCGGCGTGCACGATTGCGCAATGTTCGTCCAACCGGCACGATGATTGGTCCAGTGCTCGTCGCTGCCGGATGGATCCTGGGGGCCTTCGGTTTCAATAACGCTTACCAGTCCCTGTGGCAAGCGGGGGCTGTCGTGCTCGTCGCTGGCTGCGCCCTGACGGTTCTCGGGACCGGGGTGCTGTTCCGACTCTTTCCGGCATTCGCGGTGCTCGTGTTTCTGGTCCCGGTTCCCGGCCAGGTCCGAGAGACGATCGCCCTTCCCCTGCAGACGGCGACCGCGGCGACCACCCAGATGGTGCTGGAGGTCTTCGGCGTGGCGGTTGAACGCTCGGCCAACCTGATGATCGTGAATGGCCGCGAGGTTGCAGTCGCCGAGGCGTGCAACGGCTTGAGGATGGTGTTCGCGTTGTTTCTGGTCGGGTACGCGTTCGCCTTCGCCCTGCCGCTTCGCGCTTACGCCCGAGTTCTGGTCATTGCATTCAGCCCGATTGCGGCGACAGGGTGCAACGTCCTGCGCCTCGTGCCTACCGTTCTGCTGTACGCGTATGCCCCGCAGTATGCGGACCGCTTCCACGCGGTCAGCGGCTGGCTGATGTTGCCGGTCGCCTTCGGGCTGCTTCTCGGGCTGATCAGCCTGCTGCGCTGGGCACTAATACCGGTGTCCAGGTACACCCTGGCTTACCAGCCGACGACGGCCTAG
- a CDS encoding sugar transferase, with protein MVGLAGTGREHTVWGLDAVALQARFWASRGVQVVRLGEPSQIVDHAELFLLTSQSTLAFFDLPALLEWLSWTEPDLTFLRLHDTSDQGYREVLATGKDGRFAGFRRVYRGGPREVARVAVTTDARLAQLWQGSPDPLSGWKLLRRMVRRGNRAATSVDARVYDSREPEDVARYIRDLVQVWRRPDATIPRVRRIASGVWADEGVSVPSGVSMSGPLWIGAGRTLEPGASAVGPAVMWDRPEARPPIDEIKWLELEALNPPDQPRPKYKGRPARAVKRVFDLAFASLALLASLPLYPLIALAIYLEDGRPIFFGHLRESVGGREFKCLKFRSMRRDAEHIKAMLKEKNQADGPQFYMENDPRLTRVGRFLRKTQLDEIPQFINVLKGDMAIVGPRPSPFDENQFCPAWREARLSVRPGVTGLWQIRRTRAAGSDFQEWIKYDIEYVEKQSLALDLWIIWRTIVLVFRGVARQ; from the coding sequence ATGGTCGGACTCGCCGGAACAGGCAGGGAGCACACGGTCTGGGGTCTCGACGCGGTCGCGCTCCAGGCCCGCTTCTGGGCGTCGCGCGGCGTGCAGGTGGTCCGCCTCGGGGAACCGTCGCAGATCGTCGATCACGCCGAGCTCTTCCTCCTGACGAGCCAATCCACGCTTGCGTTCTTTGACCTTCCCGCGCTCCTCGAGTGGCTCTCTTGGACCGAGCCCGACCTCACATTCCTCCGCCTCCACGACACCAGCGACCAGGGCTACCGCGAGGTCCTCGCCACTGGGAAAGACGGTCGATTCGCGGGGTTCCGTCGCGTGTATCGCGGCGGGCCGCGCGAGGTTGCCAGGGTCGCCGTGACAACTGACGCCCGCCTGGCTCAACTCTGGCAAGGCTCGCCGGATCCGCTGTCCGGATGGAAGCTCCTCCGCCGGATGGTGCGGCGCGGCAACCGCGCTGCGACCAGTGTTGATGCACGTGTCTACGACTCGCGCGAGCCCGAGGATGTCGCGCGGTACATCCGCGACCTGGTGCAGGTCTGGCGACGCCCCGATGCGACGATCCCCAGGGTGCGGCGGATCGCCAGCGGTGTGTGGGCCGACGAGGGCGTCAGCGTCCCCTCCGGCGTCAGCATGAGCGGGCCATTGTGGATCGGCGCCGGCCGCACGCTCGAACCCGGCGCTTCCGCCGTCGGCCCGGCGGTGATGTGGGATCGGCCCGAAGCCCGGCCGCCGATCGATGAGATCAAGTGGCTCGAACTCGAGGCCCTCAACCCGCCGGACCAGCCCCGGCCGAAGTACAAAGGCCGCCCGGCGCGGGCCGTCAAGCGGGTGTTCGATCTTGCGTTCGCGTCGCTGGCGCTGCTCGCCTCCCTCCCGCTCTACCCGCTCATTGCGCTGGCGATCTACCTGGAAGACGGGCGTCCGATTTTCTTCGGCCACCTGCGAGAGTCCGTGGGCGGCCGCGAGTTCAAGTGCCTGAAGTTCCGATCGATGCGGCGCGATGCGGAGCACATCAAGGCCATGCTCAAGGAGAAGAACCAGGCCGACGGGCCTCAGTTCTACATGGAGAACGATCCGCGTCTTACAAGGGTCGGACGCTTCCTCCGTAAGACGCAGCTCGACGAGATCCCGCAGTTTATTAACGTGCTCAAGGGTGACATGGCCATCGTCGGGCCGCGGCCGAGCCCGTTCGACGAGAACCAGTTCTGTCCCGCGTGGCGCGAAGCCAGGCTGAGCGTGCGCCCTGGCGTTACCGGCCTCTGGCAGATCCGCCGTACCCGCGCCGCCGGGTCCGATTTCCAGGAGTGGATCAAGTACGACATCGAGTACGTCGAGAAGCAGTCGCTCGCCCTGGACCTGTGGATCATCTGGCGGACGATCGTCCTCGTGTTCCGCGGGGTGGCGAGGCAATGA